The DNA window catttatttcttattactaTTTATAATGGTAATTTATGTTGATTATTGAAACATTTGCAAAATTTAAATGTGCttagagaaaacagaaaccactTTTGACTTTGTGCATGCTATTTAGCAGTTCTACATTTCAAGTGATTGTTATTAGACATTATGACTCACTCCATCTTAAATAACCAATTAATCCATTGATTCAACGTTTTATTTTATGCTTGCCATGTATGCACCAGGCCCTGTTCTAGGCATTTGAGATACAGATCTGTCTCCTGCTCTCATGTACTGTAgtggagaaaactgaaaataagccagtaaacaaataaatatacactTTGTGATAGCTGATAAttcctatttttgtatttcatacCAGCACTTTTTTCCTTATGCATAAGTAGATGTAAAAAGTATCTGGACTTTATGGCATTTTTCTAGCCTATTTAATATGTATGAATGTAATGCCAGGGGGATAGAATGACAATGGCAATACAGTGGCTAAGAGATATGTttgacaaagaaaaaggagatgacactttgggaggccaatgcgggcaggtcacttgaggccaggagttcgagaccagcctggccaacgtgaagaaaaatacaaaaaattaataaaaatacaaaaattagccaggcatggtagcacctgtaatccaagctactggagaggctgaggcaggagaattgcttgaacccgggaggcggaggttgcagtgagccaagatcgcaccactgcactccagcctaggcgacagatcAAATTAGTATttgattccatcaaaaaaaaaaaaaaaggaaagaaaggaaaagaaaggaaaaggagatgaAAGAACACAAGGGACAAGGGACAAGGGAATTAGGCTCCAACATTCAGGATCAGGAACTGGGGATTTGGCTAAGCCTATTCTGTAAGATAACCTGGAAACCCCTGTTGGGCCTGAGAGTGCAGTTTCACACTGGTTCACTAGATGGTGCTGACCCCTCTCTTTGGGATCGAAGTTTATTAGCCCTTTGTGTAGATGGGTGGCTGTACTGTGGCTCAGGACATTCTCTAGAAAGTATTTTCCTTAAATATGTGAACAAAATTAAGCTCTACTAATATTAAGTACATACAACTGTTAGTAATTTAggtatgtaatatataaataaatatatgtccaAGTTGGGGTACATTCTCCAGATATTTACTGTTAAAAGTCTAACACCAAACAAGTTAGGTCACTGGTACAGAAGGAGAAAGAGCTGTAAAGTGAGAGCTCGCCCACCCAAATACCTCTGGGTATCATGTATTAATACTCAATCTCAAATGGTGAgctgtttattcttttaaaaaccagCACTGAAATGTTAAAAGAACTGCAACCCAAGAGTTCATGGCCAGGCTCCCCACATAGCTAGGTTGTGGGaacttggaaaaattaatatcttAGAGTctaatttttctcatctgtaacacaAGATTAgcctagttttattattttcttgccATTAACATACAAAGTAAACTAACTTACATCAAAGGAAATTTTGAATACAGCCTTAACAAGAGAGCAAGTGAAGAATctaatctgggccaggcacggtggctcacgcctgtaatcccagctctttgggaggctgaggcgggcagatcacaaggttaggagtttgagatcagcctggccaacatggtgaaaccccatctctactaaaaaaatacaaaaattggccaggcatggtggcgtgtacctgtaatcccagctactcgggaggctgaggcaagataattgcttgaacctgggaggcggaggttgcagtgagccaagatcgcaccactgcactccagcctgggcaacagagcaagactctgtctcaaaaaaaaaagagaatctaaTCTGATTAAATCCTGGGTTCACTCTCTCCAACTCTTAAAACACAAGCCTCCAGCTACTTATTTTCTAGTGAAAGTACATCATTTTTAGTAATAATGTGCATCATTTGATAATTAGGTTAGGTCCCCTTTGTACAATTAAAGCAAATTTCAACAGTTTGTATAAtccattttcatcatcatcatctttatttTACCTAAAATGTGTTAGATCTTACTAATTTGGGGAAACCTGATGTTTTGATATAGTAGAAGTATtaagtgcttttttaaaagaacatgaaTGTTAGCTTTTAATTTTGGATCAGCAACTGACAAATAAATTTCAGGCACCTTTTTAAGAACTAGAGATAACCAACAAAGTACCTGACCAAAGGATCTTTGCCCAGGTAGGAAGATAACAGCTATAATCAGATGGGATAACTATTGCACTAGAACCACGTACAAGGCTCAAGGAAGCAAAAATTACAGACCCAGGTGTGAATGTCAAGGAGCATCAGAGAATGCTTCCTGGTAGGGGTGGTTGCTGATCGGGGTTTGGAAGACTTATGATGGGATAGGATACGTGTTGCCATACAGCAGGTCTGCCCTGTGCAGTCTGTCGGTTGTACAGTGGCATCCTGCCAACAAGGTGAGTGGGAGTGGAAATGGAATCTTTGCTCAGCTCACCAAGCCTTAACAGGGGCTGCATTGGCAGGAGGAAGGGGATTcgttttttgtggttgttgttgttgttgtttttgccaaAAGTGCCATCTGCTTGCCAAGCCTTGAACACTGCCAGGCCGCGTCCTTCAAAGGCACCTTTTTTTCTCTCAATGATCTACCCagagcaccttttttttttttttttttgaaatggagtctcgctctgtcgcccaggctggagtgcagtggcgcgatctcggctcattgcaagctccgcctcccaggttcatgccattctcctgcctcagcctcctgagtagctgggactacaggcacccaccaccacacccagctaattttttgtatttctagtagagacgaggtttcaccatgttagccaggatggtctcaatctcctgacctcatgatccgccctccttggtctcccagtgccgggattacaggcgtgagccaccgtgccggcctgAGCACCTTTTTAAAGCCAGCAGTAGCTCTAGGGCAAGGAAGGGTAAAGAGAAGGAGGCAGGTTTCCAGATGGAAGAACTAGATTCCTGCAGTTGCAAGTAGTTCTGCATTGCTGGAGCACTGAGTGTATGAAGCCATCATGTGTACAAAGGACCTTGTCTGAAATGACTAAGGAGTGTGACTTTGATCTTGAAGAAAGTAGGCTGTTGGTAGATACAGGTGGCTTGAGGTGAATATAGGGATATTTGCTTTTGGAGAGGTCCTTCAAGATGCTACATGGACGAGGATGGTCTAGCgcagtggtccccaacccttttggcaccagggaccggtttcatagaagacagtttttccaggGTGGGGGCGGGAAGGGGGGGTGGTTTCAGAATGATTCAAGCGCATGAcgtttattgtgcactttatttcagttattattacactgtaatagataatgaaataattatacaactcgtTATactgtagaatcagtgggagccctgagcttgttttcctgcaactagatggtcctatCTGGGGGCGATGGGAGACAGTGATTGGTCATCAGGCGTTAGATTTTCGTAAGGAGCATACAACTTATATTCCTTGCAtgggcagttcacaataggattcaccctcctatgagaatctaatgccactgctgatctgacaggaggcggagctcaggtggtaatgcttactgacccaccactcacctcctgttgtgtggcctggttcctaacaggccacagacaggtgtgggtccatggcccaggggttggggacccctagTCTAGTGTGAAACAGGGAAGCCTGTTAGAAAGGTATGTAGTGACCCATTCAGCCCCAAGGGAGCCCATGAAGCCATGGGGATGGTGAAACTATATAGTGCATCACCGGGAAGGTATTATGGTTAACTTAGAAGCCACAGTTTCTAGGATAGTCTTGCTTTTATCATATTCTGTCTGATGTTTGTTCTCATTAGAACATAGATTTTTATTTCCAGCAGTGTTAAATAAGATTAggggtatgtgtgtgggtgtgtgtgtgtgcgtgtgtatgtgttttgaaGGGAAGATTCAGAAGTTCTGAAGGCAGGATGATCAATTTGGGAAATTGTTCAAGGGGCTTATTAGAACCTACCTGAAGGGAACGTTTTTCTAGGACACAAAACACCGGTGCAAATCCACTGTTGAAAATGTTCTCCAATGTCTATTGTGAAATGGAGAGATTTTGAGTTCAGCTCCTTtcgggaggggaggaaagaatcCTCTCCAAGGCAGCTTCCTCTAGCAGTTTCCTGCCTCTTGTGGGATGAGAAGATTTGCTGTCTAAGatattatcatatttatttgtattttgctgAGTTCTTTTACTGGATGTAAGGCAGTCCAAATGTTATTTGGAAATCTCCTATCAATCAATCATGCAATTTAGATAGAAGTTAGTTCCATACAGTGTGATCTCTGACTTGCTAAGGTTTAGAATAAACTCAAAGGGCAATGTGGCACAGTTATTAAGGTTTGAGAGTATGCCCATCTGTGCTCTGACTCTACACATCCACTGCGAGAAGAAACATCCATATAACACCAAAAACACTATATGAAAATCTTGTTGCACAGTAGGCCACCCATCAATAttacagcttttctttttcttttgatgttcCAGGTGACCTGCAGGAAATGTAGAAATCAGGAAACTgacatacaaaagaaaaagttagtAGCAAATGGAaacaactttataaaaatataatatggtatatagtataaaaattatactacagtatactttttactttataaaaagtataccataaaatagttttaaaactatttttatactaTATAAATAGTATAAGCAgtataaaataggctgggcaggatggctcatgcctgtaatcctagcactttgggaggccgaggcaggtgaatcaactgaggtcaggagtttgagaccagcctggccaacacggtgaaaccctgtctctactaaaaatacaaaccctgtctctactgaaaattagctatgcgtggtggcacatgcctgtagtcccagctacttaggaggctgaggcaggagaattgtttcaacccaggaggcagaggttgcggtgagccgagattgcaccactgcactccagcctgggctatagagcaagactgtctcaaaaaaaaaaaaaaaaaaaaaggataaaatagttTTAGGACATAGTTTTATATCTAACATGATATGACACTGAGTTATTgtgtaaaaagttattttaaaatataaaagtaaattctTTGAACTAAGACAatgagaaattaaatataaatgtttaagacCAAACTTAAACCTAGAAAAAACATCATCTCAAAATGACATGTTTCCCATGGCATAAGAAGCTGCTACAACTTTTAAGTGTGTAGGTGGTGGATTTTGAAatctttctagatttttctttcttgagaaatCTGGGTTTATCTTGAAAACCctgaattagaaaaattagattGATTTCATTCAGCGGCAAACACAGGAAGATGTATACTGAatcatatttcttaaaaatctcaAATTTAGAAGATTGTGAGGTTGAATGAGGTCATCTCCTGAAGCTTCTATAGCAGGAATGCCGATCCATGATGAAGGACAggattgcatttattttctttagatgaTCTACCATTGaacagtagagacagggtccctcACGGTCTGTATCCAAACAGAACCCGGATTTTTACAGACTGATCGAGGCATAATGCTCAGAACTACATCTCTTTAGAGGCTCACtttgcaaggaaaaaagaaatcattctgcCCTAGAAGGGGGCTGTAGGAAGTATTCACAATGAGTCAATTAATATCAAGATCTCCTGTTCCAGGAAACTGTTACTAAGTATTACAAAGGAAATTTTATGTGCTCACATAAGTTTAGAAAACACTGGCTTAAAGCTGGTATAGAATTATTCTTTCCTAGAGAAATATTTACAGCATTCACTATGCTAATATGAATTGTGATCCCTAGACAGAGGCATCTGATGTGAAGTAAGTCTCAAACTTATTTGACTatagaacttatttttaaagtccTCTGAAGGGACCAGTGTTTTGAGGAAAACATTATGGGAGGTATGGGACTGGATCAAAAGCTAATGAGGATATTGTAAGGGGTATTGTCCTGGTGTGGAGTGGCTGCAGCACAACTTGAAGAGATCAATTTCTAGAATTTCATCCCACATCTGCTGAAATCAGTCATTTAAAGGTAGGGCAGGAGATAGctccattttaaataaatgtctcaGATAATTCTCATGTCCATTGAGGGCAGAGGTCCCACCAGTGCAGAGATGGGTTAAGAACCGCTCAATGATGTAACTTCCTAGGTCACTGTCAGTCACAATGCCATAATCCTTTTCATAAAGCCCTTTCTACTCCCAGCACTCTCTTCAAAGTATTCTTCACTTCTGAGTTCCTAAGACTACAGATAAGGGGATTGAGCATGGGATTAAAGAGGCTGTGAAACAGCAGGAGATATTTCTTCTGCTCCTTGGGGTTCCCATATCTGGGTCCAACATACATGATAATGGCTGTGCCATAAACGAGTCCAATCACACAGAGGTGGGAGAAGCAGGTGCGGAAGGCTTTCCTCTGAACTTCCCTTGATTGGATCTGAAGGATAGCACAGAGGATGCACATATATGAAACTACAATTGTGGACAAGGGTCCCACCAGCCCAGAAATTGCTCCGGCCAAGACCATGTTCTCATTGATGTGGGTATCTGCACAGGCAAGTTTGAGAACAGCCAAGATTTCacaaaaaaagtgataaattttCTGGGGCCTACAGAAGGGTAAAGGTAGAAGTAACACAAGATGAATCAAGGATAAAAGGACTCCAGTGGTCCAGGAAGTCACCGCGAGGGTGATGCAGACTCTCCAGGTCATGATGGCCAAATATCGGAGGGGGTGGCAGATGGCCACGTACAGATCATAGGACATCACCACCAGGAGGAGACATTCTGTGACAGCAAAAGTGGAAAACAGAAAGGTCTGCATCATGCGGCCCGCAAAGGAGATGGGCTTGGCTGGATGCAGGAGGTTCACCAGCATCCGGGGCACCGTGTTGCAGGCGTAGGCGATGTCGACGACCGCCAGGTGtgagaggaagaagtacatgggggcGTGCAGTCTGGAGTCCAGTGAGATGAGCCCCAGTATGGTCCCGTTCCCCAGCAGGGTGAAGACGTAGAACAGGGAGAAGAGCCCAAAGAGGAGCATCTGAATCCTTGGGCCAACGGGAAATCCCAGTAGGAGGAACTCTCTGATGGATGTTATATTGTCTCCCATATCCCTATGACAGAGGAAATCAAGTTAATGCTCATGGTTTAGGAGAAGTGTTTAAAAACAGATTCATTTTAACTTGTTCGGCACTCTTTGGTGAAGTAGAAAAGTGTTCAGACAGCTGCAgtgagtttttgtgtttttaaatgaatgcttCAAGACAATTTGGTAAcgctaaaataaatgtttaaaaaatatatgcaggccgggtgcggtagctcacgcctgtaatcccagcactttgggaggccgaggcgggcggattgcctgagctcaggagttcgagaccagcattgacaacacggtgaaaccccatttctactaaaaatacaaaaaattagcccggcgtggcggcgtgtacctgtagtcccagctactcgggaggctgaggcaggagaattgcttgatcccaggaggcggagcttgcagtgagccgagatcgcaacactgcactccagcctgggtgacagagccagactctgtctccagaaaaaaaaaaaaaagaaaagaaaaaaaaaacgcgTGCACACGTATACataggtttcttttttattacgttaattttttaataaaggctaaaatttaaaaataaacatgtcaCATATTAATATATCcttttggtctttttttaaaaaaaatttggctcAGGCCTTTCAGGGATGAATGTCACATGTCAATGTAGTACACAGTTTTTGTTTGATTCAGTGAGCTATCTCATATCCTTCAAataaattcttcttttccttgGTCGTATTATTCAGAGTTTTTCTCTGTTATGTTTCAGAAACAATGAACACTAACTGATACACATGTCAAAGTCTTAAAACCACATTAAGTTTAATCTTAAAGTGGAAGGTTTAATTAAGGGCGGGCTATACTAAGGTTCGACATACCATCAGCCAAATACACCAGTGGTCATTCACCTCTTAAACTTTCCACTCTTGCACTGATCATCACCTCCACAGCATATATCTCACAAAATCTTTTCTTATCCAAGTGTAAAGACTTATTTTTTAGCCCAGaacattattttttgttatttactttCCCACAATGTTTAGATGAGCATTTATGTGAATGACTGAATAGATTTGCACTGTGTCATTATCTAAACACGAAAACAGGATCAGTAACTTTTGTTGGATTTGGGCTTACTATTGATAAACACTCTAGAATACACAGTTTTAAGCATTGTCTATGCAGGTGATTGGCAATAGTTCGATGAATTTATGAGGAATGCTGCAGAAAGAGTCTCTGAATTCTCTGATTGAACTCAGGCCTCCTTGATCCCACAATTAAAATGTTAGCATAAGCATGATATTGTCATTTTTGCttaaattttattctcattttttatgtaaaattatattgtCTTGGAGATAGGAAGGATGAGCAATAATCCTCCatttaaatgtccataaaattataaatttaatccTGCAAAACCGACTAAAAAGTATTTCATTTGCATTGGATTTTTCCTACCACCATTCCAAGGATAAGTATTATGCtcatgttgaaaaaataaaataatttagttatttattgatttcttgtcatttatttcatGTTGTCCTGAGATTGGATCTAAACTTTGAGCTCCTAATCATTGCTCAGATTGTGTGGCCTCGTAAGATTGTGCGTAATAAGTAAACAAGCATCTGTACACTTGTTAACTTAATGAGCTTCTGTATGTGACACtttaagcctttttaaaaattaagtgctGGGCTATGcttggtgtctcatgcctgtaatctaagcactttgggaggctgaggaaggaggttCGCTGGAACCCAggcatttgaaaccagcctgggcagcatagagacctcatctctttaaaaaaatttttaaaatagtaattatatgaaaaaaaaattttaaagaaaaaaagtgctggTCTTTTTTGTTAACGTTGAACATTTACCAGAGTCAGTTGCACACAGATATTTCTTGAACTTAAAAAAAGCTACCAGCCAAAATAACCATTAACATATTGATtgctttaatatattaatatactgaTAGATAATATGCTgatatctattaatatattttagtcaTATTATCCTATTATCTAAAACTATTGGTGAGCAAAATTTGAGCATTAAGAGAGTAGAAATGTACTTTTGCATGATATTAAAGTGTGACGGTAAAAGCAAACAAGCAATGAAAATGACCTTAAATTATATTTGAGCAGAACTCACAAAGGCAGTTAGGAAATCCAGGTGTCTAGAGATGACTGCTGTGTAAGAACCTAGATAATCTTCATATAGAAAAGGCAAACATTTCTACAGTGTGGCTGAGTTTACTGATGGTGCTGGGAACTCTGCTGCCCATCTGAGAACTGCCAAGGAAGGATCTTGCTTCTTCAAGTGCTTTTGAGAAGGGAAGGTGTTATTAAGTCATCACCTCCACAGAGTACCTTCCAATTATCATGAGAGCTTTGTGTGACGCATGAGAAAATAGGCTTCACTTGCACCAGCATGATTTCCATAGAGACATGAAGAACCCAACCACTGTTATTCTTCTAGGGGCAGAGAACTGAGCTtctgtctcattctgtctctgAGGAAGCCACAGTGATAAAGAGAATGAGACTAAGGCAAGAACAGAAAATGCCTTTGTAACTGAAAGGATACATATATTATCTAAAGTAATATCCTGGGACCACGTGGCTATCACAGCTACCAAAATATGTGAATTTGTTAGagtttcatgaatatttatgcTATTCCTTCCCCAAACATTCAGAAAACACTTGGGAGATGCAAAGATCCATGTCTAGGTTTGTTTGGCGGTTAAAATAAAACCTTGACATTAATTCCTGCAGTCATTTCTTTTAGTGTAGTCTGCTTTCCCAAATACCCAAAAGCTGTTGGGAGAATAAACTTGAATTCCAAGGTCTTAATCATTAGGTCATTTTACATAGAAACTCAGACACTTTATTTTTAAGCACCAATCTGTAGATGTTGgagattcattttaaataatctgtGGGGCTCATTGACCTGTCTAGAAGAAGAATGGATAAGGCATAAGGATTGAGCaaaatttacttttgaaaattttcttttttttttttgataatatcTGGTCCTGCCCTTATGGGAAGGATAAAGCTCTGTAAAAGCACAGGGCCAGCTCCTGTTTTCTGAACCCTTTCTATGGATGGGGATGAATCTATGTATTCTACTTATCAGAGTAGGTTTACCCTCATGGATTATATTTGAGGTCCCACATCTGAGTGGTTGACATATTGTGCCAATATACCTAGCCAAAGTGCCCTTGCATTAGGCCTGGCTTGTTTACTAAGGTATCAGCTGGTTGGAAGGACCTAGGAGACTGTATGTATAAGCTGAGAGAGAGGCATCAGTGATATAGGGATCTGGGCCAACTGTTCATTCAGCCTACTTTtgtcttttgcattttctcttgCCCTAAAACATATTGCATCCATTATAGGATAGATGGTTGCAGTGACCATTCAGTCTTATGACTTGGTAGATCTAATAGCACTTCAGCTCAAGTTGGACAACTCCGGATTTATACTTACTTGGCATGCCTTTCTCACTTAGCttaataatttctagcttttaatttaatGACGTTCACTTGAACATTTAGAGGACATTATAGGGTGGTTAATTGGCTTAGCTTCAacattgttgtgtctcagggactAGGGAGgccagaagaggaagagagagagggaaatggcctgtcggtggagcagtcagaacacacacaacatttatcaattaagtttgctgtcttatgTGGACGTGCTTATGCTGCcctaaaataattacaatagtaacatcaaagatcacctATCACAGATCATCATAGCagacaataataataaacccATTTAAAATACTGTACAGATTATTAAAATTTGACCTAGGACACAAAATGAGatcatgctgttggaaaaatggtgcagATAGACTTGCTTGAGGCAGGTTAGCCACAAAATTTTAACACAATGGAAATGCAATATCTATGAAGCACAATAAATTGCAGAACGATAAAATGAGTTATGTCTGTATATAGAAATAGAATTAATTTGATTGTGTTTATCTTAAATTCTGTGACCTTAATGGACTCACTTCTTAATTTAAGGAGGTTTGTAAAATAGATTTATTTGGATTTCTATGTAGAAAGTCATGTCTGTTGTAAGTAGGGActgttctattttttccattctgaTCTGTATgtcctttaattattttcttgtcttattgcagtGTATAACTTCTAGCACTGTTTTGCATAAGGGTGATAAAAGCAGACATAGTTCCTTTATTCTTGATTTTAGAGAGGAaccattcagtttttcaccactaAATATGATGTTAGTATAGCTATGTCCTACATAACACTTTGGTCggtgatggactgcatatatgagaGTGGTCCCACAAGATTATAATGGGGGTGAAAAAATCATATTGCCAACTGATGTCATAGCCGTAATAATAttgtagcacaatgcattacttaCATGTTTGTGGGATTGCTGCTGTAAACAATCCTACTGCACTCCCAGCATGGTTAAAAGCAAACAACTATGTATTTTGCTATGCATTTACTACACTCTACTAaactttttgtcattattttattttattttattttggaggtggagtcttgttctgttgcccaggctggagtgcagtggtgcaatctcagttcactgaaacctctgcctcctgggttgaagtgattcttgtgtctcagcatcccaagtagctgagattataggtgtgcaacatcatgcttggctaattttttatattcttggtagagatggggtttcaccatgttggtcagcgttttcttgaactcctgactgcagatgatctgcctacctcagcatcccaaagtactgagattacaggtgtgagccactgtgcctggcctttgtcattattttagagtgcactccttttacttattaaaaaaagttaactgcTAAACAGTCTCAGGCAAGTCCATCaagaggtattccagaagaaggcattgctaTCATAGGAGACGACAGCCTCATGCATGCTCTTACCCGTGAAGTCCTTTCTGGATGTTCACACAATGTCAGAATCACTTGACcgcacatttctcagaacgtatccgCATCATTAAACAACACGTGATTGTATAATGTTAGCTTTTTGTAGATGCTTTTTATCAAGTGGATGAAGTTTCCTCTATTCCTGCTTTATAGAgagcttttatcatgaatggatatCGAAATGTGTTAAATGTTTATTATGCATCAACTGATATAATCtaactttccttcttttgtttgttaACATGGTGGATTATTTTGATTGACTTTTTGAGATTTAATCaggtttgtttttctggaaacaaTCCCCCGCTGGACATgggtaaattttgaaaaatatactatAGAACTCTATTTATCAAGTAAGTTatacatatctttatatatatatatgtatatatgtgtgtgtgtgtgacacacacacactctctctctctctcctggttttggtatcactGTAATAAtagcttcaaaaaataaattgggaAATGCTCTCTCTTTTACTGTTTTCTGGAAAAGAttgtgtagaattggtgttaactttttaaaaacatgttagaATTCTCCAGTTAAACCATCtaagcataaatatttatttattggtagttttaaaattatgaattctattttcttaatggttATAGAGTTATTCAAATGATCTATTCATGCCTGGTGAGTTGAGTTAGTTTGTGTTGC is part of the Homo sapiens chromosome 6, GRCh38.p14 Primary Assembly genome and encodes:
- the OR2A4 gene encoding olfactory receptor 2A4; the encoded protein is MGDNITSIREFLLLGFPVGPRIQMLLFGLFSLFYVFTLLGNGTILGLISLDSRLHAPMYFFLSHLAVVDIAYACNTVPRMLVNLLHPAKPISFAGRMMQTFLFSTFAVTECLLLVVMSYDLYVAICHPLRYLAIMTWRVCITLAVTSWTTGVLLSLIHLVLLLPLPFCRPQKIYHFFCEILAVLKLACADTHINENMVLAGAISGLVGPLSTIVVSYMCILCAILQIQSREVQRKAFRTCFSHLCVIGLVYGTAIIMYVGPRYGNPKEQKKYLLLFHSLFNPMLNPLICSLRNSEVKNTLKRVLGVERAL